Part of the Lolium rigidum isolate FL_2022 chromosome 6, APGP_CSIRO_Lrig_0.1, whole genome shotgun sequence genome, TGGTTGTCTACTTTGggtgaaataaataaaaatttgTAAGGCCTAGATTGGCATGGCTTGTTTGTCGCGGAAATCCTTCGGCTCACGGGTCCATATCAACCAATTACTGAAAACACATTTTAAAAAGTGAGAAAATCAGGAAGATGTCGCATGTACATAAGAATATTCTATGTTGGCGCacatattttccgggaatttctTGTGTCCACTAGAAAAGGAAATTCTCGATGCTAATCACATACcatgtttttttttgtcttttttacgcaGACCATGTGAAATGTTCCTTTCGTTGTATGCGCGAACATAAAATGCCCAAATGTGCACGAGAAATTTACTTGTAGATTTTTTCGATGTTACAAATTTATTTTTAATGTATGTTTATAATAGGTTTTTATGCACGTAGGAGCCAATAGGCCGCCTCGTTAATAGTTATGTCTTTCATGTTCCTTGGTTGAAAAATTCAATGTATTATTTTTCATATTTGGTCCTAAATTAAATTcaatcatcttaatttgcatgaaCGTGCCATGTTCTTTTCATATGTTCTGAAATGAAATTCACGTAAAAGATTGTTTCCTTTTTCTAGAACACAAGAGCGTGTACTGTATTTGGGTTCAGTAGAAGATGATGATTGACGTCGATACTCGATACCGTCATATACGCGTGCAGGACCTAAACGAACCGACATCAGATCCGAACCAAGACGACACAAGTGGAAGGGTCATCCCGCAAAACTCCCACCAAACCCCTTCTCGCGCTCCCTTCTCCTCCTAGGGTttctcctccccgccgccgccgccgtctcgccGCTCCGGTTCACCGCCACTGCCCCACCTCAGGTAACCAAGGCTCCCGCCGCTCCTCCCCGCACCCCAGTCACCCCGTAGTTCTCCACTCGATTCGTGCTCGCAACCACGCGCCGCCGAGTTAGCCAGCCGccgccaaatctagggttcaccCTCCCCCTGCCCACCACTCCGCCGCAGCTCTGGTCTTCTAGCTGGCGACGCTGCTAGAGCTGGTCCAGTTGCTGGTTGGCCTCTCGCTGCGTGGATCTCTCAGGGAGCCGGAACTAATTTAGTTTTCTTCTGCGCGCAGATCGCCGCgaagcgatggcgtcgatggcggAGGATCCCGCTGCCAATGTAAGCATCCAGCCCTCGCggtttcccctccggttatcccgtgCTATTCGGGCCATATACGCCCTATCGTATCAGCTAGCTCTTGTGTACGGGTGGTTAATTGCTTGCTATCTCCTGTCTGCCAGCAGggaaagaaggaggaggaggagttcagCACGGGGCCTCTGTCCGTGCTCATGCTCAGCGTCAAGAACAACACCCAGGTAGGTTGGTGAACCTCGTACTCCGTATTGAGATTCCAGAGTACCAAGTGGTGCAATCTCCTCTGTACTGTCTGTGTGTCTGCATCTCTGTTTTGATTGAACACCTCCTGGTGTTCGCCTTTTGTGCACACTGGCAAACAATCCAATCGACCTGATTGCCTGTTGTCCTGATGCGCAAGTGAGCCATAGTTTTGTGAATTTCCTTTTGGTACCTATGCTGCCTTCCTAAAACTATGTAGTTTGAAAATGCACCTGCGCTTAATATGCAATCCATGTCTTTGTAAATTGCCTTTGATAATAATCGTGCTCTCTGTTCTGCAAAGTTAAATGTGTTGGCGCGTAATTTGTGAGTAAACAACATAGTTTCTGTGCAGCATTTGTCCCCGTGCTATTATTGCATATGTAAGGCCCTTATTAACTGACGAAAAATTCAACCCCTAGAAGTtctattttatcaagtttatgccTCGTGGCTGAAATTGTAAAGGTGATGCGGTGGTCTCACTGAACTGTATGGAGTTGCACTTTGACAAGTGCAAACTTGCCCTGGACATGTTACTGTATATTAGGTCCACTACCACTTGGTTCCTAAATTGAAACATAAAAATGTATGGAATTTGGTTTTCATGTCAGTTGAGTTGTTATATACTTTAGTTCATTTTGTTGGTCTGTTCAGTAAATGCGGTTAATTTGAATGCAATATTAGTTATAGGCTGTGTAATAGTTGAATAATTCATTACTCAATGATTTAAGAGTGTTGTCATGCTTGAACCCCTGGATAATTCTAATGCAACATCAACCATGATTATGTAGACTGTGAAAGTTGTTATATACTTCAGTTCATTTTGTTGGTCTGTTTTTGCTGGGCGTGGTTCTATAGGCAGGTGGGTTGAGGTAAATTGCATGTGTGTTCTCTGAAACTTTGCTTGTGGCTCCACGTTTGTAGTTGCACTAACTAGAGATGGTGCTTTCCATGCCAGCCATTGTTTCTGATAATTTATGATGTCTTTTGCCTTAGGTGCTTATCAACTGCCGGAACAACAAGAAGTTACTTGGCCGCGTGAGGGCATTCGACCGTCACTGCAACATGGTTCTTGAGAACGTCAGGGAGATGTGGACTGAGGTATGAAGCACATCATCCTGACTGGTGCAATTTTTTCCCTTCGATTATTGTATTGCTTATGCTCACTAACATCCGCTGCGCCTTGTCCAGGTTCCAAAGACTGGCAAGGGCAAGAAGAAGGCTCTTCCAGTGAACAAGGACAGGTTCATCAGCAAGATGTTCCTCCGCGGGGACTCGGTCATCATTGTCCTCAGGAACCCCAAGTGAGTCTGAAGACGACGGTGCCCTGtaacgccagaaaagagcttcttCGCTACGTCGTTAGTTTGTAATGCTGAATCCTGTAAGACCAGTCACGATGCTAGAATATTCAGCTGTATTCGATGGCCCAGTGTTGTAGTTTGGGACGGTTCTGAGTTTGCCTATCTTGTACCTAACTTGCACCGCTAGTTTCTTTTCAGATCATCAATATATCGGCTGAGGAcaatttctaaaacaaaatcagaATGACCGTTTTGCCTTGCTTTGTGAGTTGTTGAATCAGTAATTGCCATATCAGCATGCGTATGGCCCTGTCAAGTATTCATGTTTATACCAGATCTCCATTTACACTATTTTCTGAtatgaaagatcaacatcgatTACATTGCATTTTAGTGGTTTCTGTTGCTTATGCTGTGTTCTTGGAAACCCACATGTGCGCAAGACTCCTGAAAGCAAAGTAGTTTCCTGGTGATGAAGGAGAAGATTGGAAGAGCCGCATCTGGCGAAAAGACATGGGACACTGACTAGCAAAACTGGCATAGGCTTGTTGCTCCTGCAGTGTCCAAAACCCCGAGCATGTTGGTGCACACTGTCGTCAGAGAAGAAAATACTGCCGCGCTCTTGTTGTACACCGTCGTCAGAGAAGAAAATACTGCTTGCGGCGGAGCTGGTGGGCAGAGGGGAATGTGGAAGAAGAGCCATGTCGAGGGCAATCGCCCCGCGGAAGGATCTCTGCTATAGCCAGCCCGTGGCGTCAAGGCGGTCCTTGGTGAAGGATGCTGCGAAGACGATCGAACAGACAACCCTTGGCGCTGGACATCACCGCTGGCGGATATGACTACTGATTAAGATTAAGATGAACCCTGATGGCTATTCCTCTGATAAATCGTGTGTTTGGGGTTGCATTGGCCGTGATGCTTCAGGGGACGTTCTTGCTGCCGCAGGGCGTGGTGATCACCATTGCGAGTGAGGCCATACGAACGGGGTGCAGAGAGAGTCCTACTCAAAAGGGCTCAAATCACACAAGGGGCGCGTTTGGCAGAGCTATGTTCCAGACGGATTGCTCAAGACTGAAGGCTGCTACTGCCCGTTGGTCGTTCGATGATGCACGTACAAGAGGGCTTTGCTCCGTGAAGCTAAGATACATTTACGAACTTGCTTTCCTTCAGTTCGATGCTGAGTAAGGATGCTTGGCGTCAGTAAACGTTCAAAATGATTCTGTATTCATAGAGGTACGTGACAGAATTGTCACATCAGGGTCCATAGCTCAGTGGTAGAGCAATTGACTGCAGATCAATAGGTCACCGGTTCGAACACGGTTGGGCC contains:
- the LOC124661705 gene encoding small nuclear ribonucleoprotein Sm D2-like isoform X1, yielding MASMAEDPAANQGKKEEEEFSTGPLSVLMLSVKNNTQVLINCRNNKKLLGRVRAFDRHCNMVLENVREMWTEVPKTGKGKKKALPVNKDRFISKMFLRGDSVIIVLRNPK
- the LOC124661705 gene encoding small nuclear ribonucleoprotein Sm D2-like isoform X2, yielding MASMAEDPAANGKKEEEEFSTGPLSVLMLSVKNNTQVLINCRNNKKLLGRVRAFDRHCNMVLENVREMWTEVPKTGKGKKKALPVNKDRFISKMFLRGDSVIIVLRNPK